One Streptomyces drozdowiczii DNA segment encodes these proteins:
- a CDS encoding nitronate monooxygenase: MPSALTALCRYPLVQAPMAGGASCPQLAAAVSEAGALGFLAGGYKTADALRDEVRQVRALTGQPFGVNLFMPQCEPADPAALADYGTRLADEARGYETELGDPDVPGDDGYEDKLAVLLDAPVPVVSFTFGCPSRDTLDAFAAAGTYTMVTVTSPEEAQAAEWAGADAVCAQGTEAGGHRSTFHDDPATEDGGTGLLSLVAQVRETVQIPVVAAGGLMRGAQIAAVLAAGADAAQLGTAFLACPESGAHVLHKQALTNPLFVRTTLTRAFSGRPARGLVNRFVREHGPYAPAAYPQVHHMTSVLRKAAARVGDAQGMALWAGQGHRMARELPAGRLVRLLADELDAARTAVSTRSAQ, from the coding sequence ATGCCCTCCGCGCTGACCGCTCTCTGCCGGTATCCCCTCGTGCAGGCCCCCATGGCCGGCGGTGCGTCCTGCCCGCAGCTCGCCGCCGCCGTCTCCGAGGCCGGCGCGCTGGGCTTCCTGGCCGGCGGATACAAGACGGCGGACGCCCTGCGGGACGAGGTCCGGCAGGTGCGCGCCCTGACCGGGCAGCCCTTCGGCGTCAACCTCTTCATGCCGCAGTGCGAACCGGCGGACCCCGCCGCGCTGGCGGACTACGGCACCCGCCTCGCGGACGAGGCCCGCGGTTACGAGACGGAGCTGGGCGACCCGGATGTCCCCGGCGACGACGGTTACGAGGACAAGCTCGCCGTTCTCCTCGACGCCCCGGTCCCGGTCGTCTCCTTCACCTTCGGCTGCCCCTCGCGCGACACGCTCGACGCGTTCGCGGCGGCCGGTACGTACACCATGGTCACCGTCACCTCGCCGGAGGAGGCCCAGGCCGCCGAGTGGGCCGGGGCCGACGCCGTCTGCGCCCAGGGCACCGAGGCGGGCGGCCACCGCTCCACGTTCCACGACGACCCGGCGACCGAGGACGGCGGGACCGGGCTGCTGAGCCTGGTCGCCCAGGTCCGCGAGACCGTGCAGATACCGGTCGTCGCCGCCGGCGGCCTGATGCGCGGCGCCCAGATCGCCGCCGTCCTCGCGGCGGGCGCCGACGCCGCCCAGCTCGGCACCGCCTTCCTGGCCTGCCCGGAGTCCGGCGCGCACGTCCTGCACAAACAGGCCCTGACCAACCCGTTGTTCGTCCGGACCACCCTGACCAGGGCGTTCTCCGGACGCCCGGCACGCGGTCTGGTCAACCGCTTCGTGCGCGAGCACGGCCCGTACGCCCCCGCCGCCTACCCCCAGGTCCACCACATGACCTCCGTGCTGCGCAAGGCCGCCGCCCGCGTCGGGGACGCCCAGGGCATGGCGCTGTGGGCCGGGCAGGGCCACCGCATGGCCCGCGAGCTGCCCGCCGGCCGGCTGGTCCGGCTGCTCGCCGACGAACTGGACGCCGCACGGACGGCAGTGAGCACAAGGAGCGCACAGTGA
- the dnaJ gene encoding molecular chaperone DnaJ, producing MATDYYAVLGVRRDASQDEIKKAFRRLARELHPDVNPDPKTQERFKEINAAYEVLSDAQKKQVYDLGGDPLSQSGGAGAGGFGQGGFGNFSDIMDAFFGTSSQRGPRSRTRRGQDAMIRLEIDLAEATFGTTKDIQVDTAVVCTTCSGEGAAPGTSAQTCDMCRGRGEVSQVTRSFLGQVMTSRPCPQCQGFGTVVPTPCPECAGDGRIRSRRTLTVKIPAGVDNGTRIQLAGEGEVGPGGGPAGDLYVEIHEVPHAVFQRRGDDLHCTVTIPMTAAALGTKVPLETLDGLEEVDIRPGTQSGQSVPLHGRGITHLRGGGRGDLIVHVEVTTPMKLDPEQERLLRELAKLRGEERPTGQFQPGQQGLFSRLKDAFNGR from the coding sequence GCGTGCGCCGCGACGCTTCCCAGGACGAGATCAAGAAGGCATTCCGGAGGCTCGCCCGCGAGCTGCACCCGGACGTCAACCCCGATCCGAAGACCCAGGAGCGGTTCAAGGAGATCAACGCCGCTTACGAGGTCCTGTCGGACGCGCAGAAGAAGCAGGTCTACGACCTCGGCGGCGACCCGCTCTCGCAGTCCGGCGGCGCCGGCGCGGGCGGCTTCGGCCAGGGCGGCTTCGGCAACTTCTCCGACATCATGGACGCGTTCTTCGGCACGTCGTCGCAGCGCGGGCCCCGCTCGCGCACCCGGCGCGGCCAGGACGCCATGATCCGGCTGGAGATCGACCTCGCCGAGGCGACCTTCGGCACCACCAAGGACATCCAGGTCGACACCGCCGTCGTCTGCACGACGTGCAGCGGCGAGGGGGCGGCCCCCGGCACCTCCGCGCAGACCTGTGACATGTGCCGCGGCCGCGGCGAGGTCTCCCAGGTCACCCGGTCCTTCCTGGGCCAGGTCATGACCTCCCGCCCCTGCCCGCAGTGCCAGGGCTTCGGTACGGTCGTGCCGACCCCCTGCCCGGAGTGCGCCGGCGACGGCCGCATCCGCTCGCGGCGCACGCTGACCGTGAAGATCCCCGCCGGTGTCGACAACGGCACCCGCATCCAGCTCGCGGGCGAGGGCGAGGTCGGCCCCGGCGGCGGCCCTGCCGGCGACCTCTACGTCGAGATCCACGAGGTGCCGCACGCGGTGTTCCAGCGCCGCGGCGACGATCTGCACTGCACGGTCACCATCCCCATGACGGCGGCGGCCCTCGGCACCAAGGTGCCGCTGGAGACGCTGGACGGCCTGGAAGAGGTCGACATCCGGCCGGGCACCCAATCCGGCCAGTCCGTCCCGCTGCACGGGCGCGGCATCACCCACCTGCGGGGTGGCGGACGCGGCGACCTCATCGTGCACGTCGAGGTGACCACCCCGATGAAGCTGGACCCCGAGCAGGAACGCCTCCTGCGCGAACTGGCCAAGCTGCGCGGTGAGGAGCGGCCCACCGGCCAGTTCCAGCCGGGCCAGCAGGGCCTGTTCTCCCGCCTGAAGGACGCCTTCAACGGCCGCTGA